In Fusobacterium sp. IOR10, a single genomic region encodes these proteins:
- the plsX gene encoding phosphate acyltransferase PlsX — MRIVVDGMGGDKGSKEVLKGIVLALKEKEDIEVIVVGQEEKLSKIIKEMGYSNERLKIVNADEVIEMTDEPMIAVREKKKSSINVGLDLVKNKQGDAFISSGNTGALISASQLKLRRIKGILRPAIATVFPSKKGHIVFMDVGANADTKPEYINQFAIMGSEFAKEILNITSPKVSLLNIGSEEGKGNEITRQAYELLKENKNISFTGNIESREMMSGDTDVIVSDGFTGNMVLKTSEGVANYIFSMLKEEIQKSFLSKIGVLFLKKPLRKMKNKLDSSEYGGALFLGLNGISIKAHGNSDYIGIKNAIMVADNFAKNNFVEKLKNTINNNK; from the coding sequence ATGAGAATAGTTGTAGATGGCATGGGGGGAGACAAAGGAAGTAAGGAAGTACTAAAAGGGATAGTTTTAGCTTTAAAAGAAAAAGAAGATATAGAAGTAATAGTTGTAGGACAAGAAGAAAAATTATCAAAAATTATAAAAGAAATGGGATATTCCAATGAAAGATTAAAAATAGTTAATGCAGATGAAGTCATAGAAATGACAGATGAACCAATGATAGCTGTTAGAGAGAAAAAGAAATCATCAATTAATGTAGGATTAGATCTAGTTAAAAATAAACAAGGAGACGCATTTATATCTTCTGGGAATACAGGGGCATTAATTTCAGCAAGTCAACTTAAATTGAGAAGAATTAAGGGGATATTAAGACCAGCAATAGCAACAGTATTTCCTTCGAAAAAAGGACATATAGTTTTTATGGATGTTGGAGCAAATGCAGATACAAAGCCAGAATATATAAATCAATTTGCAATTATGGGAAGTGAGTTTGCAAAGGAAATTTTAAATATAACTTCTCCTAAAGTATCTTTACTAAACATAGGAAGTGAAGAAGGAAAAGGAAATGAGATAACTAGACAAGCATATGAATTATTAAAGGAAAATAAAAACATTAGTTTTACAGGTAATATAGAAAGTAGAGAAATGATGTCTGGAGATACAGATGTTATTGTTTCAGATGGTTTCACAGGGAACATGGTATTGAAAACAAGTGAAGGAGTAGCCAATTATATATTTTCAATGTTAAAAGAAGAAATACAAAAGAGCTTTCTTTCAAAAATTGGAGTATTATTTTTGAAAAAACCTTTGAGAAAAATGAAGAATAAGTTAGATTCCTCAGAATATGGAGGAGCTTTATTTTTAGGACTAAACGGTATATCAATAAAAGCCCATGGAAATTCTGATTATATTGGAATAAAAAATGCCATAATGGTTGCTGATAATTTTGCAAAAAATAATTTTGTGGAAAAATTAAAAAATACAATAAATAATAATAAATAA
- the rpmF gene encoding 50S ribosomal protein L32: protein MAVPKKKTSKAKKNMRRSHHKIAGTTLITCEKCGATKRPHRVCLDCGDYNGKQVLNLAE from the coding sequence ATGGCAGTACCTAAGAAAAAGACTTCAAAAGCTAAAAAAAATATGAGAAGATCTCATCACAAAATTGCAGGAACTACTTTGATTACTTGTGAAAAATGTGGAGCTACAAAAAGACCTCATAGAGTATGTTTAGATTGCGGAGACTACAATGGAAAACAAGTACTAAATTTAGCTGAGTAA
- a CDS encoding DUF177 domain-containing protein, whose translation MKVKLNEFNNDYLKEFELCVSNIEDIFLEGDVHINGSVSKVENEYIVEGIYSANVKSSCIRCLEDVIIKLEKRKFYGIFLNEEDYQDYQNSLSKNEVMNVDDYFKANNEEIDILEFVREQIILDIPQYPKCSGGCSDDMYLKKYGEDQPDPRWMGLLDIEIKN comes from the coding sequence TTGAAAGTTAAATTAAATGAGTTCAATAATGATTATTTAAAAGAATTTGAACTATGTGTATCTAATATTGAAGATATATTTTTAGAAGGAGATGTCCATATAAATGGTTCAGTTTCTAAAGTTGAAAATGAATATATAGTTGAAGGAATATATTCAGCTAATGTAAAATCTTCATGTATAAGATGTCTAGAAGATGTTATTATAAAGTTAGAAAAAAGAAAGTTTTATGGAATATTTCTAAATGAAGAAGATTATCAAGATTATCAAAATTCATTAAGTAAAAATGAAGTGATGAATGTTGATGATTATTTCAAAGCTAATAATGAAGAAATTGATATTTTAGAATTTGTAAGAGAACAAATTATTTTAGATATTCCTCAGTATCCAAAATGTAGTGGGGGATGTTCAGATGATATGTATTTGAAAAAATATGGAGAAGACCAACCAGATCCAAGATGGATGGGATTGTTGGACATTGAAATAAAAAATTAA
- the ychF gene encoding redox-regulated ATPase YchF — translation MIGIGIVGLPNVGKSTLFNAITKAGAAEAANYPFCTIEPNVGMVTVPDERLEELSKIINPNRVVNATVEFVDIAGLVEGASKGEGLGNKFLSNIRGTAAICQVVRCFADENVIHVNGEVNPLKDIDIINGELILADLETVERALEKNKKLLVSKNKEAVKLVPILEKCLNHLNDEKLLKTLELTEEENNLLKVYQFLTIKPMMFVTNVSEDDLADGNKYVDQVKDYADKLGSEVVIVSAKVEEELQEMGKEDKEEFLESLGVKEAGLNRLIKAGFKLLGLQTYFTAGVKEVRSWTISIGDLAPQAAGVIHTDFEKGFIRAKVCSYEDFVKFSGWKGAQEVGAMRVEGKDYIVKDGDLMEFLFNV, via the coding sequence ATGATAGGAATAGGAATAGTTGGTTTACCAAATGTAGGAAAATCAACATTATTTAATGCAATAACAAAGGCAGGAGCAGCAGAAGCTGCAAATTATCCCTTTTGTACTATAGAGCCAAATGTAGGAATGGTAACTGTTCCAGATGAAAGATTAGAAGAATTATCCAAGATAATAAATCCCAACAGAGTAGTTAATGCAACTGTTGAATTTGTTGATATAGCAGGTTTAGTTGAAGGAGCTTCCAAGGGAGAAGGATTAGGAAATAAATTTTTATCAAATATAAGAGGAACTGCAGCAATTTGTCAAGTAGTTAGATGCTTTGCTGATGAAAATGTAATTCATGTAAATGGAGAAGTTAATCCTTTAAAAGATATAGATATAATAAACGGAGAGCTTATTTTAGCGGATTTAGAAACAGTTGAAAGAGCTTTGGAAAAAAATAAAAAATTATTAGTATCTAAAAATAAAGAGGCTGTAAAATTAGTTCCGATTTTAGAAAAATGTTTAAATCATTTAAATGATGAAAAACTATTAAAAACATTGGAATTAACAGAAGAAGAGAATAATTTATTAAAGGTATATCAATTTTTAACTATAAAACCAATGATGTTTGTTACAAATGTATCTGAAGATGATTTAGCAGATGGAAATAAATATGTTGATCAAGTTAAAGATTATGCTGATAAGTTGGGATCTGAAGTTGTAATAGTTTCTGCTAAAGTGGAAGAAGAATTACAAGAAATGGGAAAAGAAGATAAAGAAGAATTTTTAGAAAGTTTAGGAGTTAAAGAAGCAGGGTTAAATAGATTAATAAAAGCAGGATTCAAATTATTGGGGTTACAAACATACTTTACAGCAGGAGTTAAAGAAGTAAGATCATGGACAATTTCCATTGGTGATTTAGCACCTCAAGCTGCAGGAGTAATTCATACAGATTTTGAAAAAGGATTTATAAGGGCTAAAGTTTGTTCATATGAAGACTTTGTAAAATTTTCAGGATGGAAGGGAGCTCAAGAAGTTGGAGCTATGAGAGTAGAAGGTAAAGATTATATTGTTAAAGATGGGGATTTAATGGAATTTTTATTTAATGTATAA
- the secY gene encoding preprotein translocase subunit SecY has product MTLMESFNVKLRGIMGIPELKARIVFTLLMFLVARVGTFIPAPGIDIERLTAMTSQNDLLGFINMFSGGAFQRISIFALGIVPYINASIVFSLLGVIIPKIEEIQKEGESGRSRINQWTRYVTILITIMQGIGVCVWLTSSGLVIDPGFKFMLVTVTILTAGTVFLMWVGEQISVNGIGNGVSLLIFLNVISRGPSSIAQTIQLMKGSKFIIPVFIAVAIAAVLTVTGIVIFQLGQRKIPVHYVGKGFGRQGGMSQNSYIPLKLNTSGVMPVIFASVLMMIPTLITKALPVTFPFRDYIVLIFNQKHPVYMILYALIIVFFSFFYTAIIFDPEKVADNLKQGGGTIPGIRPGEETVEYLEGVVTRITWGGAIFLAIIAILPMAIFTALGLPVFFGGTGIIIVVGVALDTVQQIDAHLVMKEYKGFL; this is encoded by the coding sequence TTGACTTTAATGGAAAGCTTTAATGTGAAGTTAAGAGGAATCATGGGTATTCCTGAATTAAAAGCAAGAATTGTTTTTACCTTGTTGATGTTTCTAGTTGCTAGAGTGGGGACTTTTATCCCTGCTCCAGGCATAGACATAGAGAGACTGACAGCAATGACATCTCAAAATGATTTATTAGGATTCATCAATATGTTTTCAGGGGGAGCTTTTCAAAGAATTTCTATTTTTGCATTGGGGATAGTACCATATATCAATGCATCTATTGTATTTAGTTTACTTGGTGTAATTATTCCAAAAATTGAAGAAATTCAAAAAGAGGGAGAATCAGGACGAAGTAGAATCAATCAATGGACAAGATATGTGACAATACTAATAACTATTATGCAAGGGATAGGAGTCTGTGTTTGGCTTACATCCTCAGGGTTGGTTATTGATCCAGGTTTTAAATTTATGTTAGTAACAGTAACTATACTTACAGCAGGAACAGTGTTCTTAATGTGGGTAGGTGAACAAATATCAGTTAATGGTATAGGAAATGGTGTTTCTTTATTAATATTTTTAAATGTTATTTCAAGAGGACCATCTAGTATTGCTCAAACAATACAATTAATGAAAGGAAGTAAATTCATAATACCAGTTTTTATTGCTGTTGCAATAGCAGCTGTTTTAACTGTTACAGGAATAGTTATATTCCAACTTGGACAAAGAAAAATACCCGTACATTATGTTGGGAAAGGTTTCGGAAGACAAGGAGGAATGTCGCAAAATTCATATATTCCTTTAAAATTGAATACATCTGGAGTTATGCCGGTAATTTTTGCCTCAGTGTTAATGATGATACCAACATTGATAACAAAAGCTTTACCTGTTACATTTCCATTTAGGGACTATATAGTTTTGATTTTTAATCAAAAACATCCTGTATATATGATTTTATATGCATTAATTATAGTATTCTTTTCATTTTTCTATACAGCTATAATATTTGATCCTGAAAAGGTAGCAGATAATTTAAAACAAGGTGGAGGAACTATACCAGGAATTAGACCTGGTGAGGAAACTGTTGAATATTTAGAAGGTGTTGTAACAAGAATAACTTGGGGTGGAGCAATCTTCCTAGCTATTATTGCTATTTTGCCAATGGCTATTTTTACTGCTTTAGGATTACCAGTGTTCTTTGGAGGGACTGGTATAATAATCGTAGTAGGAGTTGCTTTAGATACAGTTCAACAGATAGATGCCCATTTAGTTATGAAAGAGTATAAAGGATTTTTATAA
- the rplO gene encoding 50S ribosomal protein L15, producing MKLNELQPSVPRKNRKRIGRGESSGWGKTSGRGSNGQNSRSGGGTRPGFEGGQMPIIQRAPKRGFSNYPFKKEYAIVNLDTLNRFEEGTVITPEILFETKLVKKLLDGVKILGNGTLDKKISVKAHKISKSAQKAIEAVGGDVEVIVVKTFKDVAKNNK from the coding sequence ATGAAATTAAACGAATTACAACCTTCTGTACCAAGAAAAAATAGAAAAAGAATAGGAAGAGGAGAATCTTCTGGTTGGGGAAAAACTTCAGGAAGAGGAAGTAACGGACAAAATTCAAGATCAGGTGGAGGAACTAGACCAGGTTTTGAAGGTGGACAAATGCCAATCATCCAAAGAGCTCCTAAAAGAGGATTTAGTAACTATCCATTCAAAAAAGAGTACGCTATTGTTAATTTAGATACTTTAAATAGATTTGAAGAAGGTACAGTTATCACTCCAGAAATATTATTTGAAACTAAATTAGTTAAAAAATTATTAGACGGAGTTAAAATATTAGGAAATGGTACTCTTGATAAAAAAATATCAGTAAAAGCTCATAAAATTTCAAAATCTGCTCAAAAAGCTATTGAAGCTGTTGGTGGAGATGTAGAAGTTATAGTAGTAAAAACATTTAAAGATGTTGCTAAAAATAATAAATAA
- the rpmD gene encoding 50S ribosomal protein L30, protein MAKVKIRLAKSIIGRKPNHIATVKSLGLKKLNSVVEHEATPDIMGKIALVSYLLDVEEVQ, encoded by the coding sequence ATGGCAAAGGTTAAAATAAGACTTGCAAAAAGTATAATTGGAAGAAAGCCTAACCACATAGCTACTGTAAAGTCGCTAGGGCTTAAGAAACTAAATAGTGTAGTGGAGCACGAAGCAACTCCAGATATTATGGGGAAAATAGCTTTGGTTTCTTATTTACTTGATGTAGAGGAGGTGCAATAA
- the rpsE gene encoding 30S ribosomal protein S5, which translates to MNKREDKEFEEKLLKISRVSKTTKGGRTISFSVLAAVGNKEGKIGLGLGKANGVPDAIKKAIAAAKKNMIDVSLKGRTIPHAVEGIWGATTIWMAPAYEGTGVISGSSCREILELVGIHNILTKIKGSKNKHNVARATIEGLRELRTAEEVAALRGKTVKEILS; encoded by the coding sequence AAAACTATTGAAGATTTCTAGAGTATCTAAGACAACTAAGGGAGGAAGAACAATATCTTTCTCAGTATTAGCTGCTGTTGGAAACAAAGAAGGAAAAATAGGATTAGGATTAGGAAAAGCCAATGGTGTTCCTGATGCTATAAAAAAAGCAATTGCTGCTGCTAAGAAAAATATGATAGATGTTTCTCTTAAAGGAAGAACAATTCCTCACGCTGTTGAAGGAATTTGGGGAGCAACAACTATCTGGATGGCACCTGCATATGAAGGAACTGGAGTTATTTCAGGATCATCATGTAGAGAAATCCTTGAATTAGTTGGAATACACAATATATTAACTAAAATAAAAGGATCAAAAAATAAACATAATGTTGCAAGAGCTACAATTGAGGGCTTAAGAGAATTAAGAACAGCTGAAGAAGTTGCAGCTTTAAGAGGAAAAACTGTTAAGGAAATCTTAAGCTAG